A genome region from Schlesneria paludicola DSM 18645 includes the following:
- a CDS encoding beta-propeller domain-containing protein, producing MNWKRLCVTFLAISGYITGTIADDKAVTHRIMVVEYGAGDKNRIIEIGDDGKVAWEHRPPSLCVQCQPLANGHVVYAYGGKPTGVQEVDRELRVVWNYVGKCEQIMTCERLRNGNTLAAEQGPCRVVMIDPTGKTVLGVNIPVKETVAHQQMRCIHALENGHFLVANESDAMVREVASDGRLVWECPAGKYVHDALRLENGNTLIGCGTDKRVIEVTPEKKVVWELTAAEVPELNLAWITSLQVLKNGHYVICNFLRGQEGKGAHAFEITRDKKVIWQFADHNLVKTATNVKVLEETP from the coding sequence ATGAATTGGAAGCGACTGTGCGTGACCTTCTTGGCCATCAGTGGATACATCACTGGAACAATTGCCGATGACAAAGCGGTCACTCATCGAATCATGGTTGTCGAATATGGTGCGGGCGACAAAAACCGGATCATCGAAATTGGTGATGATGGTAAGGTGGCATGGGAACATCGTCCACCAAGTCTGTGCGTGCAGTGCCAACCATTGGCAAACGGGCATGTCGTGTATGCCTACGGTGGCAAACCGACCGGGGTTCAGGAAGTGGATCGTGAGCTTCGCGTTGTCTGGAATTACGTTGGCAAATGCGAGCAGATCATGACGTGTGAACGCCTGCGGAACGGAAACACGCTGGCAGCGGAGCAAGGGCCCTGTCGAGTCGTAATGATTGACCCCACCGGTAAAACGGTTTTGGGTGTCAACATTCCGGTGAAAGAGACTGTCGCACACCAGCAGATGCGCTGCATCCATGCGCTGGAGAACGGTCATTTTCTGGTCGCCAACGAGTCTGACGCCATGGTACGAGAAGTGGCTTCAGACGGTCGCCTGGTGTGGGAATGTCCAGCGGGAAAGTATGTTCATGACGCATTGCGGCTGGAAAATGGCAATACGCTGATTGGATGCGGTACGGACAAGCGAGTGATTGAGGTGACGCCCGAGAAGAAAGTCGTGTGGGAGCTGACGGCCGCCGAAGTGCCGGAACTGAATCTGGCCTGGATCACCAGTTTGCAGGTTTTGAAGAACGGTCACTATGTGATCTGCAATTTCCTGCGCGGGCAAGAGGGCAAAGGGGCTCATGCGTTCGAGATCACGCGCGACAAAAAAGTGATCTGGCAATTTGCAGATCACAATCTGGTCAAGACGGCCACAAACGTGAAAGTCCTGGAGGAAACGCCTTGA
- a CDS encoding IlvD/Edd family dehydratase — translation MPTASALRSSQWFAGREELAFQNRSSLRSMGLNPDDFAGKPVIGIANSWSDLNNCNANLRELAEGVKRGVLMEGGLPLEFHSISLGEEFMKPSAMLYRNLMAMDIEETLRANPIDGVVLLCNCDKTTPAQLMAAASADLPAIQLNGGPRAIGYWRGNPIGSGTDLWKYSDERRAGRLSLDEWLEIEASYGCGVGACNTMGTASTMTSLSEALGMMLPGTASIPATDSRRMQVATATGRRIVQLVREDLRPSRILTPQAFENAIRTLLALGGSTNAIVHLIAMAGRRGITIPLSRFDELSQTTPFLVNMAPSGRHLMDAFDSAGGVSAVMAEIRDLLDLNTMTITGRTLGDNISRSRSFNRDVIVSREKPVRDGGALAVLKGNLSPSGAVIKTAAASPKLMTHTGHAIVFRDYEEMLDRIDSPDLPVTADSVLVLQNAGPKGVPGFPEWGSIPVPKKLLQDGVTDLVRISDSRMSGTSYGTVVLHVTPEAAAGGTLALVQDGDLIELNVAERRLQLLVDDAELARRRAAWQPPTSKHLRGYPKLYIDHVLQADEGCDFDFLRPESAEALEFVQPIVGRS, via the coding sequence ATGCCGACTGCTTCCGCGCTGCGGAGTTCACAATGGTTTGCCGGCCGAGAAGAGTTGGCGTTTCAAAATCGATCCTCGCTACGGTCCATGGGGCTAAACCCTGACGACTTCGCAGGAAAGCCGGTCATCGGCATCGCCAATAGCTGGAGCGATCTGAATAACTGTAACGCGAATCTGCGCGAGCTGGCCGAAGGCGTGAAACGCGGCGTCTTGATGGAGGGAGGACTTCCGCTCGAGTTCCACTCGATTTCGCTCGGCGAAGAGTTCATGAAGCCGTCGGCGATGCTCTATCGCAATCTGATGGCGATGGACATTGAAGAGACGCTCCGCGCTAATCCGATTGATGGCGTCGTGCTGCTTTGTAATTGCGATAAGACGACTCCGGCGCAGCTCATGGCCGCCGCGAGTGCCGATCTTCCAGCGATTCAACTCAACGGCGGTCCGCGGGCGATTGGGTATTGGCGTGGGAATCCGATTGGCTCGGGAACCGATTTGTGGAAGTATTCGGACGAGCGGCGCGCGGGGCGCCTTTCGCTGGACGAATGGCTCGAAATCGAAGCCAGTTATGGGTGTGGGGTTGGGGCCTGCAACACGATGGGCACGGCATCGACGATGACGTCGCTGTCGGAAGCGTTAGGGATGATGCTGCCTGGAACGGCCTCGATTCCGGCCACGGATTCGCGGCGAATGCAGGTCGCGACGGCGACCGGGCGGCGGATCGTACAACTCGTTCGTGAAGATTTGCGCCCGTCTCGCATCCTGACGCCGCAGGCGTTCGAGAATGCCATTCGGACGTTGCTTGCACTCGGTGGATCGACGAATGCCATCGTGCATTTGATCGCCATGGCGGGGCGACGGGGGATCACGATTCCCCTGTCTCGGTTTGACGAACTGTCACAGACAACGCCGTTCCTGGTCAACATGGCACCCTCGGGCCGGCATCTGATGGATGCATTTGATTCGGCGGGTGGCGTGTCGGCCGTGATGGCCGAGATCCGCGATCTGCTCGATCTGAATACGATGACCATCACGGGTCGTACGCTGGGTGACAATATTTCCAGAAGCCGCAGTTTCAATCGCGACGTGATTGTGTCGCGAGAAAAGCCGGTGCGGGACGGTGGAGCTTTGGCCGTCCTGAAGGGCAATCTTTCGCCCAGTGGGGCGGTGATCAAGACGGCAGCCGCCTCGCCAAAATTAATGACTCATACGGGGCACGCGATCGTCTTTCGTGACTATGAAGAGATGCTTGATCGAATCGATTCACCCGATCTTCCGGTCACTGCCGACAGCGTGCTTGTCCTGCAGAACGCGGGGCCCAAGGGCGTACCGGGATTTCCGGAATGGGGTTCGATTCCTGTCCCGAAGAAGCTGCTGCAGGACGGTGTCACGGACCTTGTACGAATCAGTGATTCCCGGATGAGCGGAACTTCGTATGGAACCGTCGTCCTGCATGTCACGCCCGAGGCCGCTGCTGGCGGGACGCTCGCGCTGGTGCAAGATGGCGACCTGATCGAACTGAATGTCGCCGAACGACGGCTGCAACTTCTGGTGGATGATGCGGAACTGGCGCGGCGAAGGGCCGCCTGGCAGCCCCCGACATCCAAGCATTTGCGCGGCTACCCGAAGCTCTATATCGACCACGTCTTGCAGGCGGACGAAGGATGTGATTTTGATTTCCTGCGTCCGGAGTCTGCTGAAGCACTGGAGTTTGTTCAGCCGATTGTCGGGCGTTCATAG
- the cls gene encoding cardiolipin synthase — MNTALAILSVMGYVLTLALLPVVLLTKKQQSVSTVAWIMAIVTMPYVGAFLFTVFGINRVGRRIRGKQVATETVTRTLPQLARHHHLHHDHLNATQQELRRLAERVADTHATVGNRVQLLIDGERTFDEIAAAIRQARFSVHLEYYIWQPDRLGTKLRDLLIERATAGVEIRFLYDAIGSGKLTHHFLKPMRDAGIQIASFVPGQSLRERWSINLRSHRKIIIVDGQVAFTGGMNVGDEYLGRDPHFGHWRDTHLRLHGPTVLQLQEVFAIDWKYATGEELTHDSFFPQPEHVGAVYAQIVSGGPDEDEAVFHSLYFSAINAARSQVTLATSYFVPTPSLVSALESAAQRGVATRVLISGPKTYWATLHAARSNFDSLLKAGVEIYEYQDGQLHSKTLTIDGCWSMVGTPNFDARSLYLNFEVGAILYDKGLAEQLEHQFAEDLNHAKRIEATTWFARSNWDRLQENFCRMFSPVL; from the coding sequence ATGAATACTGCACTCGCCATTCTTTCTGTCATGGGTTACGTGTTAACGCTGGCACTGTTGCCGGTCGTCTTGCTGACGAAAAAGCAGCAGTCCGTGTCGACCGTTGCCTGGATCATGGCGATTGTGACCATGCCCTATGTTGGTGCGTTCTTGTTTACCGTGTTCGGAATCAACCGTGTCGGACGCCGAATTCGGGGGAAACAGGTGGCAACCGAAACGGTGACGCGAACCTTGCCTCAATTGGCGCGGCATCATCATCTGCATCACGATCACCTGAATGCGACACAGCAGGAACTGCGTCGTCTGGCGGAACGCGTTGCGGACACGCACGCGACAGTCGGGAACCGGGTTCAACTGCTGATCGATGGCGAGCGAACATTTGACGAAATCGCGGCTGCGATTCGGCAGGCGCGATTCTCGGTTCATCTGGAGTACTATATCTGGCAGCCGGATCGGTTGGGGACGAAACTGCGGGACTTATTGATTGAGAGGGCCACTGCGGGGGTTGAGATCCGGTTTCTGTACGACGCAATCGGGTCTGGAAAACTGACCCACCACTTTCTGAAACCGATGCGCGATGCGGGAATTCAGATTGCGTCATTCGTGCCGGGGCAGTCGTTGCGGGAACGCTGGTCGATCAATTTGCGCAGTCACCGCAAGATCATCATCGTCGACGGCCAGGTCGCGTTCACGGGGGGAATGAACGTCGGCGACGAGTATCTGGGGCGAGACCCGCATTTCGGGCACTGGCGTGACACTCACCTGAGACTGCATGGTCCGACGGTCCTGCAGTTGCAAGAGGTGTTCGCGATTGATTGGAAATACGCGACAGGCGAAGAGCTGACCCACGACTCGTTCTTTCCGCAGCCCGAGCACGTCGGGGCCGTCTATGCCCAAATCGTTTCCGGCGGTCCGGACGAGGATGAGGCGGTGTTTCACTCGCTTTATTTTTCCGCGATCAATGCGGCTCGCAGTCAGGTCACCCTCGCGACGTCCTACTTTGTGCCGACACCGTCGCTGGTCTCGGCGTTGGAGTCGGCCGCTCAGCGTGGGGTGGCGACGCGCGTGCTGATTTCCGGTCCGAAGACCTACTGGGCGACGCTGCATGCGGCACGCTCGAATTTCGATTCGCTGCTGAAGGCGGGAGTGGAGATTTATGAGTATCAGGACGGGCAATTGCATTCGAAGACGCTGACCATCGACGGATGCTGGTCGATGGTGGGCACACCCAACTTTGATGCGCGCAGTTTGTATCTGAACTTCGAGGTCGGAGCGATCCTGTATGACAAGGGGTTGGCCGAACAGCTTGAGCATCAGTTTGCGGAAGATTTGAACCACGCGAAGCGAATCGAAGCGACCACATGGTTTGCCCGTTCGAATTGGGACCGATTGCAGGAAAACTTTTGTAGAATGTTTTCTCCTGTCTTATGA
- a CDS encoding Gfo/Idh/MocA family protein — MGDKRVKVGVVGLGRFGRLHALTLAGLAETELVAVVARRQTSLDAIRSELPEVPGWLDLGRAIKESAADAWVVACSTDDHVRVTKTLLQAGKCVLLEKPVSVDLSEAESLAPLVRSDSSNLMLGHILLFNSEFRQLREEVAQRGRPILIDCVRHRPASIVRDFPGENPLHAAMVHDLYAAQVLMKREEPQRFSARLHRTESGEVDLAIAQVEWSGGTIGTFAASYLTPTGMPPRGFDRTEVFGQGWVVRVSPNPRPIEVWDDRARWPMALEIRTDASGATGMMAEELRCFSRVVRGLETVPVGATYSDALQTQRWMNQLQAAAVD; from the coding sequence ATGGGTGACAAGCGAGTCAAAGTTGGCGTTGTCGGTTTGGGGCGGTTTGGTCGCTTGCATGCCTTGACGCTGGCGGGGCTGGCGGAGACGGAACTTGTCGCCGTTGTCGCTCGGCGACAAACCAGTCTGGATGCCATTCGGAGTGAACTTCCCGAGGTTCCCGGTTGGTTGGATCTGGGACGAGCGATCAAGGAATCGGCAGCGGACGCCTGGGTTGTGGCCTGTTCCACGGACGATCATGTCCGAGTGACCAAGACATTGTTGCAGGCCGGAAAATGCGTCCTACTTGAAAAGCCGGTTTCCGTCGACTTGTCGGAGGCGGAGAGTCTGGCGCCGCTGGTTCGTTCGGATTCCTCAAATTTGATGCTGGGGCATATTCTGCTGTTCAACAGCGAGTTCAGGCAATTGCGCGAGGAAGTCGCACAGCGAGGTCGGCCGATCTTGATCGATTGCGTCCGGCATCGGCCCGCATCGATCGTGCGAGACTTTCCCGGCGAAAACCCGCTTCATGCGGCGATGGTTCATGACCTCTACGCGGCCCAGGTCTTGATGAAACGCGAGGAACCGCAGCGGTTCTCGGCACGGTTACACCGAACGGAATCGGGTGAGGTCGATCTGGCGATCGCGCAGGTCGAATGGAGCGGCGGCACGATTGGCACGTTCGCGGCGTCGTACTTGACGCCGACGGGAATGCCTCCGCGCGGCTTTGACCGGACAGAAGTGTTTGGTCAGGGCTGGGTGGTGCGTGTGTCACCGAATCCACGTCCGATCGAGGTCTGGGACGATCGGGCTCGCTGGCCGATGGCGCTGGAGATTCGAACCGACGCATCAGGTGCGACCGGAATGATGGCCGAGGAGTTGCGATGCTTCTCACGCGTTGTCCGAGGTTTGGAAACCGTGCCGGTGGGAGCGACTTATTCGGATGCACTGCAGACCCAGCGATGGATGAATCAACTTCAGGCAGCGGCCGTTGATTGA
- a CDS encoding zinc-dependent alcohol dehydrogenase family protein, with the protein MLAMVLEKPGQPLVRRDLAEPQPGPRQVLLQVLACAVCRTDLHVCDGELPNPKLPLVPGHEIVGMVIDVGVAVTSLRLGDRVGVPWLGSTCGQCRFCRRGQENLCDRAQFTGYNLDGGFAERTVADERFCFKLPQVFSDVEAAPLLCAGLIGFRSLRMAGDAERLGIFGFGAAAHLVTQTAKFRGQKVYAFTRPGDIIAQRFAKSVGASWVGDSESRPPEELDAAIIFAPVGDLVPAALKVVRKGGVVVCGGIHMSDIPSFPYSLLWGERMVRSVANLTRRDGEEFLSVAPVMSIKTTTELFRLEDANVALDKLRSGDLTGAAVLVPPNGTNFPLEISMTPLEIVIRNQDES; encoded by the coding sequence TTGCTGGCCATGGTGCTCGAGAAACCGGGGCAACCTCTTGTACGACGTGATCTGGCTGAACCGCAGCCAGGTCCTCGTCAGGTGTTGTTGCAAGTTCTGGCATGTGCAGTCTGCCGTACGGACCTGCATGTCTGCGACGGAGAACTGCCGAACCCGAAGTTGCCGCTGGTTCCCGGGCACGAAATCGTCGGCATGGTGATTGATGTGGGGGTGGCAGTCACCTCACTTCGCCTCGGAGATCGCGTTGGGGTTCCCTGGTTAGGTTCGACCTGTGGGCAGTGCCGGTTTTGTCGTCGAGGGCAAGAAAACCTTTGCGATCGGGCTCAGTTCACCGGGTACAACCTGGATGGCGGGTTTGCCGAACGGACCGTGGCCGACGAGCGGTTTTGCTTCAAGCTGCCTCAAGTCTTCAGCGATGTCGAGGCGGCACCGCTGCTGTGCGCAGGTTTGATCGGATTCCGCTCATTGCGAATGGCGGGGGATGCCGAGCGGCTCGGAATATTTGGGTTCGGTGCCGCGGCGCACCTTGTGACCCAAACCGCGAAGTTCCGGGGCCAGAAGGTTTATGCGTTCACTCGTCCCGGCGATATTATCGCCCAGAGGTTCGCGAAATCGGTCGGTGCCTCCTGGGTGGGCGATTCCGAATCCAGACCTCCCGAAGAATTGGATGCGGCAATTATTTTTGCGCCAGTGGGGGACCTTGTCCCCGCGGCACTGAAGGTCGTGCGAAAAGGGGGCGTCGTCGTGTGTGGTGGAATTCACATGAGCGACATTCCCAGCTTTCCCTACTCGTTGTTGTGGGGTGAGCGAATGGTACGGTCGGTGGCAAATCTGACACGCCGCGATGGTGAGGAGTTTCTGTCGGTGGCGCCCGTGATGTCGATCAAAACGACCACCGAGCTCTTCCGCCTCGAGGACGCGAACGTCGCTCTCGATAAATTGCGATCGGGCGATTTGACGGGTGCCGCAGTCCTGGTTCCACCGAATGGAACCAATTTCCCTCTCGAAATCAGCATGACACCGCTGGAAATCGTCATTCGGAATCAGGACGAGTCGTGA
- a CDS encoding type II secretion system F family protein, protein MFEALPMSTLATFCRSLATMLHSGVNILKAFQVAGGKSHHPRLKRISSEIIDQLRKGSEVSTALREQGGAFPDLMVDLVRVADQTGSLPEVLSALADHYDNLVRLRRTFLGAITLPVIQLLAAIFIVAGLIWLLGMIGSMNGTKPFDVLGLGLTGTSGALTWLGGCFGTAFAGAFLYFFFVNGLKGRMVVHQALLRIPVIGGCLQSFALARFSWAFALTQQAGMSINPSLESSLKATGNGAYAAAIPMVTAMVTEGEDLSYALMETKLFPRDYLELVRVGEASGTVPETLDRLSPQLEDQARRSLSAMTTALGWAIWGFVASIIIFFIFRIALMYVGLINDAVNDRF, encoded by the coding sequence ATGTTTGAAGCGCTGCCGATGAGTACGTTGGCAACATTTTGCCGGTCACTGGCCACGATGTTGCACTCCGGTGTGAACATTCTGAAAGCCTTTCAAGTCGCCGGTGGAAAATCGCATCATCCGCGGCTGAAGCGGATTTCGAGCGAGATCATCGACCAATTGCGAAAAGGCTCGGAAGTGTCCACGGCACTGCGCGAGCAGGGCGGTGCGTTTCCGGATCTGATGGTCGATCTGGTTCGCGTCGCAGATCAGACCGGTTCGTTGCCAGAGGTCTTGAGCGCGCTGGCGGATCATTACGACAACCTCGTGCGACTTCGCCGCACATTTTTGGGTGCCATCACGTTGCCGGTGATTCAGTTGCTGGCGGCCATCTTCATCGTGGCCGGATTAATCTGGCTGCTGGGAATGATTGGTTCGATGAATGGGACAAAGCCGTTCGACGTACTGGGGCTCGGGTTGACCGGAACGTCGGGAGCCTTGACCTGGCTGGGGGGCTGCTTCGGAACCGCCTTCGCCGGGGCGTTCCTGTATTTCTTTTTTGTCAACGGGCTGAAAGGACGCATGGTTGTCCATCAGGCGCTGCTGCGAATTCCCGTGATTGGCGGTTGTCTGCAATCCTTCGCATTGGCTCGATTTTCGTGGGCGTTCGCTTTAACGCAGCAAGCGGGCATGTCGATCAATCCGAGTCTCGAATCCAGTTTGAAAGCGACGGGCAATGGTGCCTATGCCGCCGCCATTCCGATGGTGACTGCAATGGTGACTGAGGGCGAAGACCTGTCGTATGCACTCATGGAAACAAAACTGTTTCCGCGTGATTACCTGGAGCTTGTGCGCGTCGGCGAAGCGTCAGGCACGGTTCCTGAGACCCTGGATCGATTGAGTCCGCAATTGGAAGATCAGGCCCGTCGCAGCTTGTCCGCCATGACGACGGCTTTGGGGTGGGCGATCTGGGGCTTTGTGGCGTCGATCATTATTTTCTTTATTTTCCGCATTGCATTGATGTATGTCGGCCTGATCAACGACGCCGTGAACGATCGGTTCTGA
- a CDS encoding MIP/aquaporin family protein, with protein MSSFVAEFFGTAILVLLGNGVVANVVLDNTKGHNSGWIVITAGWAFAVFSAVVCTAELSGAHLNPAVTVGLAVNGQFDWVRLPGYITAQILGAVFGAIVVYVYYYNHYEATSDADAKLATFCTSPAIRNLPLNFCCEAIGTAVLVLAVLSFSSPALPLTHEGKETLVKVGLGSVGAIQVAMIVFSIGLSLGGTTGYGVNPARDLGPRLAHAFLPIRGKRDSDWGYAFVPFVGPLVGAILAVGLFQLMRAA; from the coding sequence ATGTCCAGTTTCGTCGCCGAATTCTTTGGGACCGCAATTCTGGTGCTGCTGGGTAACGGAGTTGTTGCGAACGTGGTTCTGGACAACACGAAAGGCCATAACAGCGGGTGGATCGTGATCACGGCCGGCTGGGCCTTTGCCGTATTCAGTGCGGTGGTCTGCACGGCGGAACTGAGCGGCGCGCATTTGAACCCGGCGGTAACAGTGGGATTGGCGGTCAATGGGCAATTTGATTGGGTGCGTCTGCCTGGATACATCACCGCGCAGATTCTCGGGGCCGTATTTGGTGCGATTGTCGTCTACGTTTACTACTACAATCACTACGAGGCAACGTCCGATGCGGACGCGAAACTAGCGACGTTCTGTACGAGCCCTGCGATTCGCAACTTACCGCTGAATTTTTGCTGCGAAGCGATTGGAACGGCGGTTCTGGTTCTGGCCGTCTTGTCGTTTTCGTCCCCTGCCCTGCCCCTAACGCATGAGGGAAAAGAGACTTTGGTCAAAGTGGGCCTGGGTTCGGTGGGAGCGATCCAAGTTGCGATGATCGTGTTTTCGATCGGACTGTCGCTGGGCGGAACGACGGGGTACGGGGTCAATCCCGCCCGCGACCTGGGGCCGCGCCTGGCACATGCCTTTCTGCCGATTCGTGGCAAACGAGACTCGGACTGGGGCTATGCATTCGTGCCATTTGTGGGACCGCTTGTCGGTGCAATTCTTGCCGTCGGGCTGTTTCAGTTGATGAGGGCTGCATGA
- a CDS encoding TolC family protein translates to MLKRLFALSVVLLGFGAHLFAQEEAEQMIALEDAQASDTTLISATSLAESINPILARAAADVEAARGRAYQAGLYPNPVAQGGATQLAGNESQYYFGLSQEIVTKHKLQLNQSAATREVYQAELHFVQTRFALLTAVRQTFFLALASQRRVDVLTKLLDITRNSATAAERMRAAGETSKADTLLFEIELEKAEVALENAQAQLAAARRQLAAVIGVREMNIGRIVGNLRISLDEAMAQILIDGYVPYNAQVQVAEQEVERSRILLQRAQVEPFPNITVYGGYQNQLLGVRDMGLLNASIPIPVWNRNQGNIAAAHAHIHRATADVGQVQNQIARMMAEGIGRYKVADQQARRFEEKIVPKAREGVTIIQEAFANGQFDSFRLLQSQRGLVESNLGYIAALESRWMAAAELAGIAQLETFP, encoded by the coding sequence ATGCTGAAGAGACTTTTTGCGTTGTCAGTCGTCTTGCTCGGTTTCGGAGCTCACCTGTTTGCCCAGGAAGAGGCCGAACAGATGATCGCGCTTGAAGATGCGCAGGCGTCAGACACGACATTGATTTCCGCAACGTCGCTGGCCGAGTCGATCAACCCAATTCTCGCTCGTGCGGCCGCCGACGTCGAAGCCGCTCGCGGACGTGCCTATCAAGCGGGACTGTACCCGAACCCGGTGGCCCAAGGCGGGGCAACACAGCTCGCGGGCAACGAAAGCCAATACTACTTTGGCCTGAGCCAGGAAATTGTCACCAAACACAAACTGCAGCTCAATCAGAGTGCCGCGACACGTGAGGTCTATCAGGCGGAACTCCACTTTGTCCAAACGCGTTTCGCACTCCTGACTGCGGTCCGGCAGACGTTCTTCCTGGCGCTCGCCAGCCAAAGGCGCGTCGATGTCCTGACAAAGCTTCTCGATATCACGCGCAATTCCGCGACGGCCGCCGAACGAATGCGGGCCGCCGGCGAAACCTCGAAGGCCGACACGCTCTTGTTCGAAATCGAACTGGAAAAAGCCGAAGTGGCACTCGAGAACGCCCAAGCCCAACTCGCGGCCGCTCGTCGGCAGCTCGCCGCCGTGATTGGTGTGCGTGAAATGAATATCGGCCGCATCGTCGGCAACCTGAGAATCTCGCTTGACGAAGCCATGGCGCAAATCTTGATTGACGGTTATGTGCCTTACAACGCGCAAGTTCAGGTGGCCGAACAGGAGGTTGAACGCTCGAGAATTCTTCTGCAACGCGCTCAAGTCGAACCATTCCCGAATATCACCGTTTACGGTGGATATCAAAACCAGTTACTTGGGGTCCGCGACATGGGCCTGCTGAATGCATCGATCCCGATTCCCGTCTGGAATCGAAATCAAGGAAATATCGCAGCAGCCCATGCCCACATTCATCGAGCGACTGCCGATGTCGGCCAAGTTCAGAATCAAATTGCACGCATGATGGCCGAAGGCATCGGCCGCTATAAAGTCGCCGATCAGCAGGCGCGACGCTTCGAAGAAAAAATCGTTCCCAAGGCCCGCGAAGGCGTGACGATCATTCAGGAAGCATTCGCCAATGGGCAGTTCGATTCGTTCCGCCTGCTGCAATCGCAACGCGGACTCGTCGAATCGAACCTCGGATACATCGCCGCCTTGGAATCCCGCTGGATGGCTGCCGCCGAACTGGCCGGCATCGCCCAACTCGAAACGTTCCCGTGA
- a CDS encoding ADP-ribosylglycohydrolase family protein — protein sequence MTSPQPTDSIAGAILGCAVGDAIGLPYEGLSRQRATRLIGVPNRHRFLMGRGMVSDDTEHTCFVAESLCREPRDVDQFARELGIRLRWWLVGLPAGIGFATLRATVKLWLGYGASHSGVFSAGNGPAMRSPILGAAIDDLDLLRDYVHASTRITHTDPKAFHGALAVAIAAWCAKRGLSTPGAFFEKYRSLVDTDTSDEFQGLMKTMASSLAAGDSTEIFADQLGCRRGVSGYVYHTVPVVLHCWLSHPRDYQSSIQTVIRCGGDTDTTAAIVGAIVGAEVGRSGIPPAWLNGLCEWPRSVDWMERLADATDKAMQTGDIQSTPRYVPIVGLGRNAVFLSAVMVHIARRMLPPY from the coding sequence ATGACCTCCCCGCAGCCAACCGATTCGATTGCGGGCGCAATTCTGGGATGCGCCGTAGGGGACGCCATCGGCCTACCGTATGAGGGACTTTCGCGGCAACGCGCGACGCGATTGATCGGAGTTCCCAATCGGCATCGCTTCCTGATGGGCCGAGGGATGGTTTCGGATGACACAGAACATACCTGCTTTGTCGCGGAATCGCTTTGTCGCGAACCCAGAGACGTGGATCAGTTTGCTCGTGAACTGGGCATTCGACTGCGATGGTGGCTTGTCGGGCTACCCGCAGGCATCGGCTTCGCAACGCTTCGAGCGACCGTCAAGTTGTGGCTCGGCTACGGAGCGTCGCACAGCGGTGTATTCTCGGCCGGAAACGGACCAGCGATGAGGAGCCCCATCCTGGGAGCGGCCATCGACGATCTGGATTTGCTTCGAGACTACGTGCACGCGTCTACGCGCATCACTCACACCGACCCCAAGGCCTTTCACGGCGCCCTTGCGGTCGCAATCGCCGCCTGGTGCGCCAAAAGGGGACTCAGTACCCCTGGCGCGTTCTTTGAAAAGTACCGCTCCCTGGTGGATACGGATACCTCTGACGAATTCCAGGGATTGATGAAGACGATGGCAAGCAGTCTTGCTGCTGGTGACTCGACTGAAATCTTCGCGGATCAACTCGGCTGTCGTCGAGGCGTATCCGGGTACGTCTACCACACTGTCCCCGTGGTCCTCCATTGTTGGCTCAGCCATCCTCGCGACTACCAAAGTTCGATCCAGACGGTCATTCGTTGCGGTGGAGATACAGACACAACGGCCGCGATTGTGGGAGCGATCGTTGGCGCGGAAGTCGGTAGATCGGGCATCCCCCCCGCCTGGCTCAACGGCCTCTGCGAATGGCCTCGTTCCGTTGACTGGATGGAACGATTGGCTGATGCGACGGACAAAGCCATGCAAACCGGCGACATCCAATCAACGCCAAGATACGTGCCAATCGTCGGTCTGGGCAGAAACGCCGTCTTCCTCTCCGCCGTCATGGTTCACATAGCCCGCCGGATGCTTCCGCCGTATTGA